One region of Oryza sativa Japonica Group chromosome 10, ASM3414082v1 genomic DNA includes:
- the LOC136353508 gene encoding uncharacterized protein, producing MTGQLGEPSTLIIRQHRPYHPNNFNNDYNGGSHNSSEQHHQNSIPPPLMAPAQSDLPAMPAQSEQHKKESAIKPGPCFNCGKHGHFAGKCLKLKRAGPRFILACVNHASTEEAQTAPEVVLGTFPVNSYPAIVLFDSGAMHSFISKKFAGTHGLSVVELKTPMRVHTPGSDMKTTHYCPSVTIEIKRSQFLADLILLKSKDLDVILGMDWLTRHKGVIDCASRTIALTNDKGEKITFRCPVPQKSVVSLNQAATEDQTEIVEKSPKKLEDIPIVQEYLEVFPKDLTTIAMPPKREIEFRIDLAPGTAPIYKRPYRMAANELAEVKKQVDEQLQKGYI from the coding sequence ATGACGGGACAGCTGGGTGAGCCCTCCACCCTGATCATCCGTCAACACCGTCCTTACCACCCGAATAACTTCAACAACGACTACAACGGTGGCAGTCACAACAGCAGTGAACAGCACCACCAAAACTCAATTCCACCCCCACTAATGGCACCAGCTCAATCAGATCTGCCGGCTATGCCGGCTCAGTCAGAACAACACAAGAAGGAGTCTGCAATAAAGCCAGgaccctgcttcaactgtggcaagcACGGTCACTTTGCTGGCAAGTGTCTGAAGCTGAAGCGCGCTGGACCCAGGTTCATCCTGGCTTGCGTCAATCATGCATCTACAGAGGAGGCACAgacagcaccagaggtcgtgctGGGCACGTTTCCAGTGAACTCATATCCGGCAATAGTTCTTTTTGATTCAGGTGCAatgcattctttcatttccaaGAAGTTTGCTGGGACACATGGATTATCAGTAGTGGAACTTAAAACAccgatgcgggttcatacccctgGAAGTGACATGAAGACAACACACTACTGCCCCTCAGTGACTATAGAGATCAAAAGATCACAATTTCTAGCCGACCTCATCCTTCTcaaatccaaagaccttgatgtcattctcgggatggattggttgaccaGACACAAGGGAGTGATTGACTGCGCCAGTCGTACCATCGCCCTAACCAACGACAAAGGAGAGAAGATCACCTTCCGTTGTCCAGTGCCACAGAAGTCTGTAGTAAGTCTGAATCAGGCTGCTACTGAGGATCAGACAGAAATAGTGGAGAAAAGTCCCaagaagttggaggatattcccatagtaCAAGAGTATCTTGAAGTGTTTCCTAAAGACCTTACTACCATcgccatgccacccaagagagagatcgAGTTCCGAATTGATTTGGCACCCGGAactgctccaatttacaagaggccgtacagaatggcagctaatgagctagcagaggtcaagaagcaggttgatgaacagctgcagaaagggtacatctGA